From the genome of Desulfovibrio sp.:
AGCCAGTGGTCAAAGGTTTCGCGCAGGTCGGCGCGCCAGAAGAAACGGGCATCGTCGAGGCGGGCGCGCAGCACCCGTTCCCACCCGCGTTTGACAATATCCATGTCCTCGGGGGTGATGTTGAGAACCGTCAGAAAATGCGGCAGCAGCTGGCCCTGGGCGTCTTCAATGCCAAAGCTTTTCTGGTGGCTTTCCATACTGGTCAGCAGCACCTCGCGCGGGACCTCAAGGTAGGCCGGATCAAAATCCGCCAGCAGGGGCACGGGATGCTCGGAAAGCCCCTGCACCTCGTCAAGGAGGCTGTCTTTCCACAGTACCTTGCCCTTGGCGGCCACGGCCTGGGCATTGCCGCCCTCGATGATGATCTTGCGGCGCTCCGCCGGATCAAGGGTAATGGCGCACGGCCCGGCCAGGATTTTCAGAAAATCGTCGGCATGGGCCACAGCAAAGGGGCCGGGGCCGTGGATGCGGTGGCCGCAGGTTTCGCGCCCGGAGGTCATGGGGCCAACCTCAAAGGGGATGACCTCATTGTCCAACAGGGCCAGTATCCAGCGCAGGGGCCGGGCGTAGGCAAACGAGTAATCGCCCCACCGCATGCGCTTGGCAAAGGGCAGGGCCGTGATGACGGCCGGGCATATGGCCGCCAGCAGGCCGTTGGCGTTCGCGCCGCCGGTGTGCTTGCGCACGGCGACATAGACGCCTTTTTCGGTTTCCTGCTGAAAAACGTCGTCCAGGGTGCAGCCATTGGTGCGCACAAAGCCTTCAAGGGCCTTGGTGGCCTTGCCTTCGGCGTCGTATGCCACGCGAACGGGCGGCCCGGCCACGATATCCTCGCGTTCAACCTGCACGGGATTGAGATTTTCAATCATGACCACGGCGCGACGCGGCGTGCTCATGACACGCAGACCGCCATATTCCAGACCGGCTTCATCAAGGGCCGCGGCAAATCTTGCGGAGAGTTCCGCCTCTTCGGGAGCCAGAAAACGGGAGGGCAGTTCTTCGCTGCCAATTTCAAGCACAAAGGTGGCCACGGCTTTACCTCGCATCCTTTTTGAGCATGGGATAGCCCAGTTCTTCGCGCTGAGCTGCGTACAGGCGGGCCACGCCCGCCGCCAGGGCCCGCACCCGGCCGATGTAGCCTGTGCGTTCAGTGATGGATATGGCCCCGCGCGCGTCCAGCAGGTTGAAGGTATGCGAACACTTCAGGCAGTAATCATAGGCGGGCCAGGGCAGCCCCAGCTCCAGCATGGCCTTGCACTGGCCTTCGAAATCGCTGAAATGGCGCAGCAGCATTTGCGCGTCGCTGACTTCAAAGTTGTGGCGTGACTGTTCCACTTCGTTCTGGTGGTAGATGTGGCCATAGGTCACATCCTTGTTCCAGGCCAGATCGTAAACGGATTCCACACCCTGAAGATACATGGTCAGGCGTTCAAGGCCGTAGGTCAGTTCAACGCTCACGGGCGAAAGGTCAATGCCGCCCACCTGCTGAAAGTAGGTGAACTGGCTTACTTCCATGCCGTTGAGCCATACTTCCCAGCCGAGTCCCCAGGCGCCGAGGGTGGGGGATTCCCAGTCGTCTTCCACAAAGCGTATGTCGTGCTGGGCGGGATTGATGCCCAGGGCATTGAGGCTTTGCAGATAGAGGTCCTGCACATTGTCCGGCGAGGGCTTCATGATGACCTGAAACTGGAAGTAGCGCTGCAGGCGATTGGGATTTTCGCCGTAGCGCCCGTCAGTGGGACGCCGTGAAGGCTCCACGTAGGCCACGCTCCAGGGTTCGGGACCGATAACCCGCAAAAAGGTATGGGGGTTGAAGGTGCCTGCCCCGCATTCCACACCGGAGGGCTGCTCGATGACACAGCCCTGCCTCGCCCAGTAATCTTGTAGGGTGAGTATCACGTCCTGAAAATACATGTGCTGTCCTTTATAGCAGATTAACGTTGAGAATGTAGATTCTTAACGTTTAAAATTCGCTCGCTTCGGTGCTTGATAGCGCAAGTAAATAGCGCTGACACCTTTGCGGCGGGCGTCTGCTTACGCAGCCGCCAGAGCAGCTTCAAAGTGAAGTTGCCCCAGGAACGCTGATGAAACGGATGACGACTCGTTGCCATGACAGGGCGCACAGTGCGCGCACCCCCCCCGAAACCCTTGAGCAGATTAACTTTGAGAATATACATTCTCAAAGTTTAAGGCACACTCACCTCGGCGTTTAACCGCGCAGATAAACTGTGCTTACGCCTCAGTAGCGGGCGTCTGCTTCCGCATCCGCCAGAGCAATTTCAAAGTGAAATTGCTCTAATAGTCTGCCACTGTGCGCAGGGCAGCG
Proteins encoded in this window:
- the glyQ gene encoding glycine--tRNA ligase subunit alpha, with amino-acid sequence MYFQDVILTLQDYWARQGCVIEQPSGVECGAGTFNPHTFLRVIGPEPWSVAYVEPSRRPTDGRYGENPNRLQRYFQFQVIMKPSPDNVQDLYLQSLNALGINPAQHDIRFVEDDWESPTLGAWGLGWEVWLNGMEVSQFTYFQQVGGIDLSPVSVELTYGLERLTMYLQGVESVYDLAWNKDVTYGHIYHQNEVEQSRHNFEVSDAQMLLRHFSDFEGQCKAMLELGLPWPAYDYCLKCSHTFNLLDARGAISITERTGYIGRVRALAAGVARLYAAQREELGYPMLKKDAR